A DNA window from Methanotorris formicicus Mc-S-70 contains the following coding sequences:
- a CDS encoding DUF530 family protein, with translation MESSELIRESNEFLDNLKRLKCEIGEVLKKDLEDSAIGEFAKKLEDNLRILEEFKEKMELLGFDTPYTNVGKLKGFDSDEMYEIMDYTSYLRRMANEKKGVLERIRHSIVSHKIALGHLLEDISNKKIIQYLPYDGSYKISITELPPYLINAYKEMLNILQSQGKGVVTSITLSLIVFKDGKREFKRIKIEDENYEDYIKKQYKDAIITSIKRNYSKNKLIDDQYVRRVLAVGYLNAYKEDIERDIENKLNEILTDEQKKMLEIYKKVICVEEENDYEGGILDIRTLDEKKVKELETIEKLEKEGLYRNGRPVEDLKIALDTEKDISKKVATDILIEQLSKDLFMYYLHKSPDERTRSNVFPSILITPSKGHLKWMKVDSIDVPKVLDLKFLLEKELPKYSIPLKDLGGLVLYLFYDWDKVEKFKFKKKNVEKLLKKIAPIESIKNILKEKDIDISKIEKYSKIKKEKTKKFLEALGKL, from the coding sequence ATGGAGAGTAGTGAATTGATAAGGGAAAGTAACGAATTTTTAGACAACCTAAAAAGATTGAAATGTGAAATAGGGGAAGTGCTGAAAAAAGATTTAGAGGATAGTGCAATTGGAGAATTTGCCAAAAAATTGGAGGATAATTTAAGGATTTTAGAAGAATTTAAAGAAAAAATGGAGTTACTTGGATTTGATACTCCATATACAAACGTGGGAAAATTGAAAGGATTTGATAGTGATGAAATGTATGAAATTATGGACTATACTTCCTATTTAAGAAGAATGGCCAATGAGAAAAAAGGTGTTCTCGAAAGAATAAGACATTCTATTGTATCTCATAAAATAGCACTTGGACATCTTTTAGAGGACATTAGCAACAAAAAAATAATCCAGTACCTCCCCTACGATGGCTCCTACAAAATTTCAATTACAGAACTTCCACCCTATCTAATCAACGCATATAAGGAGATGCTAAACATATTGCAATCCCAGGGAAAAGGTGTTGTTACATCAATAACACTATCACTAATTGTTTTTAAAGATGGGAAGAGGGAATTCAAAAGAATAAAAATAGAGGATGAGAATTACGAGGATTATATAAAAAAACAGTATAAAGATGCAATAATAACATCAATAAAGAGGAATTACTCAAAGAACAAACTTATCGATGACCAGTATGTTAGAAGAGTTCTGGCTGTTGGTTATTTAAATGCATATAAGGAAGATATTGAAAGAGATATTGAAAACAAACTTAATGAAATACTAACAGATGAACAAAAAAAGATGCTTGAAATATATAAAAAGGTTATTTGTGTTGAGGAAGAAAACGACTATGAGGGCGGAATTCTTGACATAAGGACGTTGGATGAAAAGAAGGTTAAAGAATTAGAAACTATAGAAAAATTGGAAAAAGAAGGACTGTACAGAAATGGAAGACCAGTAGAAGACCTCAAAATTGCATTGGATACTGAAAAAGATATATCCAAAAAAGTTGCCACAGATATTCTAATTGAGCAACTTTCAAAGGACTTGTTTATGTATTATTTGCATAAATCACCTGATGAAAGAACCCGTTCAAACGTATTCCCATCAATACTTATAACACCTTCAAAGGGGCATTTGAAATGGATGAAAGTTGATAGCATTGATGTTCCAAAGGTTCTCGATTTGAAGTTTTTACTTGAGAAAGAACTGCCAAAATATAGTATTCCTTTAAAAGACCTTGGTGGGTTGGTTTTGTATTTGTTCTATGATTGGGATAAGGTTGAGAAATTTAAGTTCAAAAAGAAAAATGTTGAAAAACTCCTCAAAAAGATTGCTCCAATAGAAAGCATAAAAAATATTTTAAAAGAGAAAGACATTGACATTTCAAAAATTGAAAAATATTCTAAAATCAAAAAAGAAAAAACCAAAAAATTCTTGGAGGCTCTTGGAAAATTATAA
- the cca gene encoding CCA tRNA nucleotidyltransferase, protein MDILKDILHDIKPTEVEQKELKEMSNKIINKINKIIKENPKYSVVIGVVQVGSTARNTHLRNNYDIDIFLIFDKNTDREILEEIGLEVGKKAVEELGGKYWVEYAEHPYTSAVIGKYSLDIVPCYKIRWGEKIISAVDRTPLHNEFLKRKLEKNKLCDEIRLFKKFLKGIGIYGSDLKTKGFSGYLCELLVIYYGSFIEVLKNAKDWKIGERIILEDIYKIYNLDGDFKFRDFDAPLIVYDPVDINRNVAAALSKENFCKFIFYASMFLKNPSKEFFYNYCEHVDKKLEDREYGALLTLKIKRDKDIVDDIIYPQMEKLQKSINKIIQENEFVVLRCDIHADGEFCYLSWEFLVYELPNIRVKEGPSIFKKDRVERFIKKYDKHFIKGCRLYAYTTRKYKNVYDLFNDIVNGNLKGKISYPKYVNPENGEICKMYIKSTIKI, encoded by the coding sequence ATGGATATTTTAAAAGATATTTTGCATGACATAAAACCAACAGAAGTAGAGCAGAAGGAATTAAAAGAAATGTCAAATAAAATTATAAACAAAATTAATAAAATTATTAAAGAAAATCCAAAATATTCTGTAGTTATAGGTGTTGTTCAAGTTGGTTCAACGGCAAGAAACACGCATTTAAGAAACAACTATGATATTGATATTTTTTTGATATTTGATAAAAACACAGACAGAGAGATTTTAGAGGAGATTGGTTTAGAAGTTGGAAAAAAGGCTGTGGAAGAGTTGGGTGGAAAATATTGGGTAGAGTATGCAGAACATCCTTATACCTCTGCTGTAATAGGTAAATACTCCCTCGATATTGTTCCATGTTATAAGATACGTTGGGGAGAAAAAATCATCTCTGCAGTGGATAGAACTCCATTACATAACGAATTTTTAAAAAGAAAGTTGGAAAAAAATAAATTGTGTGATGAGATCAGGTTGTTCAAAAAATTTTTAAAGGGCATTGGAATTTACGGTTCTGACTTAAAAACTAAGGGATTCTCGGGTTATTTGTGTGAGTTATTGGTTATTTACTACGGTAGTTTTATTGAGGTCTTAAAAAATGCAAAAGATTGGAAAATAGGGGAAAGAATAATTTTAGAAGATATATACAAAATTTACAACTTAGATGGGGATTTTAAATTCAGAGATTTTGATGCACCCCTTATTGTTTATGATCCAGTAGATATAAATAGGAACGTTGCTGCTGCATTAAGCAAAGAAAACTTCTGTAAATTTATATTTTATGCATCAATGTTCTTAAAAAATCCTTCAAAGGAGTTTTTTTATAATTACTGCGAACATGTTGACAAAAAGTTGGAAGATAGGGAGTATGGGGCTTTATTAACTTTAAAGATAAAGAGAGATAAAGATATCGTTGATGACATCATCTATCCACAGATGGAAAAACTCCAAAAGAGCATAAATAAAATCATTCAGGAGAATGAATTTGTTGTTTTGAGGTGTGATATTCATGCCGATGGGGAGTTCTGTTATTTATCATGGGAATTTTTAGTTTATGAGTTACCAAACATTAGAGTTAAAGAGGGTCCATCAATCTTTAAAAAAGATAGGGTTGAAAGATTTATAAAAAAATATGATAAACATTTTATCAAGGGTTGTAGGTTGTATGCATACACAACCAGAAAATATAAAAATGTGTATGATTTATTTAATGACATCGTCAATGGAAATCTTAAGGGAAAGATCTCATATCCAAAATATGTAAATCCTGAAAATGGAGAAATCTGTAAAATGTATATTAAAAGCACCATCAAAATATAA
- a CDS encoding radical SAM protein, translating into MNKMSKFSHITKVHPCYNEKLHDKIGRVHLPVAPKCNIACRFCKRSVGEDCCEHRPGVSYRILKPEDVEEYLKKMLEKIPNLKVVGIAGPGDSLFNKETFETLEIINDKFPDLIKCLSTNGLLLPKYAKKLADLDVKTVTVTVNAIDPKILKDIVDWVYHNKKVYKGEEGAKILIENQIDGIKKAYDEDLIIKVNTVLIPEINMDHIIEIAKTLKDYVFLQNIIPLIPMYKMRNLRRPTCMEMSSVRDKCEEYIRQFRACQQCRADAAGLLSEEKILREKGLNLDIYDLKHFSH; encoded by the coding sequence ATGAATAAGATGTCAAAATTTTCACATATAACAAAGGTTCATCCATGTTACAATGAGAAATTACACGATAAGATAGGAAGGGTACATTTACCAGTAGCCCCAAAATGTAACATTGCATGTAGATTTTGTAAGAGGAGTGTGGGTGAAGATTGTTGCGAACATAGGCCTGGAGTTTCATATAGAATTTTAAAACCTGAAGATGTTGAGGAATATTTAAAGAAAATGCTTGAAAAAATCCCCAACTTAAAAGTTGTTGGTATAGCAGGGCCTGGAGATAGTTTGTTTAATAAAGAGACATTTGAGACACTTGAAATCATAAACGATAAGTTCCCAGATTTGATAAAATGTCTTTCAACAAATGGGCTTTTACTCCCAAAATACGCAAAAAAACTCGCTGATTTGGATGTTAAAACAGTTACAGTTACAGTTAATGCAATAGATCCAAAAATATTAAAGGATATCGTAGATTGGGTTTACCACAATAAGAAGGTTTATAAGGGAGAAGAAGGGGCTAAAATATTAATTGAAAATCAAATAGATGGTATAAAAAAGGCATATGATGAAGATTTAATAATAAAAGTGAATACCGTCCTAATTCCAGAAATAAATATGGATCATATTATTGAAATAGCAAAAACTTTAAAAGATTATGTATTCCTTCAAAACATCATCCCATTAATACCGATGTATAAGATGAGAAACTTAAGAAGACCAACATGCATGGAAATGAGTTCAGTTAGGGACAAATGTGAGGAATACATAAGGCAATTTAGAGCATGCCAACAATGTAGGGCAGATGCTGCTGGGTTATTAAGTGAGGAAAAAATATTGAGGGAAAAAGGATTGAATTTGGATATATATGATTTAAAGCATTTCTCACATTAA
- a CDS encoding glycosyltransferase family 4 protein, with the protein MKIAMITWEYPPIIVGGLSIHCRGLAEALVRQGHQVDVITVGYDLPEYENINGVNIHRVRPIKHSHFLIWATIMANFMEKKLGILGVDNYDVIHCHDWMTAFVGINVKHVANKPYVQSIHSTERGRCGGIHSEDSRTINDIEWWSTYESHAIITVSNSIKNEICGIFNTPYDKVNVVYNGIDPWEFDTPMSEDERNNFRMHIGVQPYENMILFVGRLVYQKGVEYLIRAFPKILSKYPNSKLVIAGSGDMRGYLESLAFQLGCRDKVIFLGFVNGEMLKKLYKASDVCVIPSVYEPFGIVALEAMAAGTPVVVSSVGGLSEIVQHEYNGVWTYPQNPDSIAWGVDRVLSDWGFKEYITKNAKHDVYTKYSWDAIAKETTKIYKKAMEM; encoded by the coding sequence ATGAAAATTGCTATGATTACGTGGGAATATCCCCCTATAATAGTAGGGGGGTTGTCTATACATTGTAGGGGTCTTGCAGAGGCGTTAGTTAGGCAAGGACACCAGGTTGATGTTATAACTGTGGGTTATGATTTACCAGAGTATGAAAATATCAACGGCGTTAATATACATAGAGTTAGACCAATTAAACATAGTCATTTTTTAATATGGGCTACAATTATGGCAAATTTTATGGAAAAAAAACTTGGTATTTTGGGAGTTGATAACTATGATGTAATTCACTGTCATGACTGGATGACGGCATTTGTGGGCATAAATGTAAAACACGTAGCAAATAAACCTTACGTCCAATCCATCCATAGCACAGAGAGAGGAAGGTGTGGAGGCATCCACTCTGAAGACTCAAGAACTATAAATGATATAGAATGGTGGAGCACTTACGAATCCCATGCAATAATAACAGTTAGTAATTCAATAAAAAATGAGATTTGTGGGATTTTTAACACCCCATACGATAAGGTTAATGTGGTGTACAATGGTATAGATCCTTGGGAATTTGATACTCCAATGAGCGAAGATGAGAGAAACAACTTCAGAATGCATATTGGGGTTCAACCGTATGAGAACATGATACTCTTTGTTGGGAGGTTGGTTTATCAAAAGGGGGTTGAGTATTTAATAAGAGCATTTCCAAAAATACTCAGTAAGTATCCAAACTCAAAGTTGGTGATTGCCGGGTCTGGAGATATGAGGGGATATTTGGAAAGTTTGGCGTTCCAACTTGGATGCAGAGATAAGGTGATTTTTCTGGGATTTGTAAATGGAGAGATGTTAAAAAAACTTTATAAAGCATCTGATGTGTGTGTTATCCCATCTGTATATGAGCCGTTTGGTATTGTGGCACTTGAAGCCATGGCTGCTGGAACCCCAGTGGTTGTAAGTAGTGTAGGTGGATTGAGTGAGATAGTTCAGCATGAATATAATGGTGTTTGGACATATCCTCAAAATCCCGACTCAATTGCATGGGGGGTTGATAGAGTCCTTTCAGATTGGGGATTTAAAGAATATATAACAAAAAATGCAAAACATGATGTATATACAAAATATAGTTGGGATGCTATTGCAAAAGAAACTACTAAGATATACAAAAAGGCAATGGAAATGTAA
- a CDS encoding glycogen synthase, with the protein MKIAILAPTIAPLTSVGGLGDVMQDLPKFLKDAGNEVITITFNHENKISSLPHEKKRTLGIKYQGTEIKFDVIETKHPFTGVKIVAFSNEEFNQLDTWDPIKYEVFADLVVDYLSEFDDIDCISGHDWPCGLAIAKCHEKLDIPTTITIHNEAFKGPIVEYKGHVMTFLELGIYFSDAFNTVSPTHAEEIKSIDFIKEQSKTKPFHGIINGIDLNSYDPIHIVDKMLKLTDGKLNPRMYGFVRGYSAEDAHVVKPKIKLSWFYNSKNLKNYIENWNNMDKSAISGTDVEVYGDLSGDIEIPLIGFVGRGTYQKGFSIMFEAFPEILEEYDIRIVMLSKGECDIEEGMKDLAESYSGKVISLIGYCPPLASLIFAGSDWTVIPSVWEPCGLVQMESMAYCTPVIAREVGGLKDTIIPLHYDPYNNPNFDVATGVLFKHYDKYGLKWGIEHAITWTFYKLKDICLFIRYKQTECPESPYDKQAPLSIMMKNCYHHTVKNLSWQNNDSVNKYKAIFGGSIYHHYK; encoded by the coding sequence ATGAAAATTGCTATTTTGGCTCCAACTATAGCACCATTAACATCCGTAGGTGGGTTGGGGGATGTGATGCAAGATTTACCAAAATTTTTAAAAGATGCTGGAAATGAAGTCATAACAATCACATTCAACCACGAAAATAAAATATCTTCCCTACCCCACGAAAAAAAGAGGACTTTGGGGATTAAATACCAAGGTACTGAAATAAAATTTGATGTAATAGAAACAAAGCATCCATTTACTGGCGTAAAGATAGTTGCTTTTAGTAATGAAGAATTTAACCAATTAGATACCTGGGATCCTATTAAATATGAGGTTTTTGCTGATTTGGTTGTGGATTATTTGAGTGAATTTGACGATATCGACTGCATTTCTGGCCATGACTGGCCTTGTGGATTGGCAATAGCCAAATGTCATGAGAAACTTGACATACCAACCACAATAACCATCCACAACGAAGCATTTAAGGGCCCTATTGTTGAATATAAAGGGCATGTGATGACATTTTTAGAGTTAGGGATTTATTTTAGTGATGCATTCAATACAGTCAGTCCCACACATGCAGAGGAAATAAAATCAATCGATTTCATAAAAGAGCAAAGTAAGACAAAGCCATTTCATGGAATTATAAATGGAATAGACTTGAATTCCTATGACCCAATCCATATTGTTGATAAAATGTTGAAATTAACCGATGGGAAGTTAAACCCAAGGATGTATGGATTTGTACGCGGTTACTCTGCAGAGGATGCACATGTGGTAAAACCAAAAATAAAACTTTCATGGTTCTACAACTCCAAAAATCTAAAAAATTACATTGAAAATTGGAACAACATGGATAAAAGTGCAATTTCTGGAACTGACGTTGAAGTTTATGGGGATTTGAGTGGAGATATTGAGATCCCATTAATAGGATTTGTTGGGAGGGGAACATATCAGAAGGGTTTTAGTATCATGTTTGAGGCGTTTCCTGAAATTCTTGAGGAGTATGATATAAGAATTGTTATGCTGTCAAAAGGGGAGTGTGATATTGAAGAGGGTATGAAAGATTTGGCGGAAAGTTATTCTGGAAAAGTTATATCCTTGATTGGATATTGTCCACCTTTAGCATCTTTGATATTTGCTGGAAGTGATTGGACAGTAATTCCATCAGTTTGGGAACCTTGTGGTTTGGTTCAAATGGAATCTATGGCATACTGCACACCAGTCATAGCAAGGGAGGTCGGAGGCTTAAAAGATACCATAATCCCGCTCCACTATGACCCATACAACAATCCAAATTTTGACGTGGCTACTGGGGTTCTATTTAAGCATTATGATAAGTATGGTCTAAAATGGGGAATTGAACATGCCATAACATGGACTTTTTACAAATTAAAAGACATCTGTCTATTTATAAGGTATAAACAAACGGAATGTCCCGAAAGTCCTTATGACAAACAAGCCCCACTTTCAATTATGATGAAGAACTGCTACCACCACACGGTTAAAAATCTAAGTTGGCAAAATAACGATAGTGTGAATAAATACAAGGCAATCTTTGGAGGATCTATCTATCACCATTATAAGTAG
- the pfkC gene encoding ADP-specific phosphofructokinase, whose amino-acid sequence MNIEKYLKNLSNLSIFLAYNANVDAIKYLNDKDVQELIDLFDINDIKKKIEEYPRVIKSPLDFVARLIHSMKTGKPAEVPLYDDEKLQSWFNQFKYDEERMGGQVGIISNLLSILGLKKVIAYTPILSKKQAEMFVNRENLVYPSIVNGNLVLKKPIESYREDDPLKINRIFEYRMGVKFRLGSEEITTPQANRFIVASRPENLRIEIKDELKEKLPEIGKIVDCAILSGYQAIKEEYKDGKTGDYYLKRAKEDIKLLRKHNKGLKIHLEFASIPNRAIRKKIADNLLPNVDCIGMDETELANILHVIGYDRLSEEILKKSRIEDVVEGSKILLDEYNLEIVQVHTMYYIMYLCGKDNPLSDEELKETLEFATILASTKAALGNIRNVEDLKVGLGVQYNEYGDLLTTIVEELTKKPENKNYRMFLVPSRLVKNPKSTVGLGDTISSGAFVGYVSFLKNKLNS is encoded by the coding sequence ATGAATATAGAAAAATATTTAAAGAATCTTTCAAATTTGAGTATTTTTTTAGCATATAATGCAAATGTAGATGCTATAAAATACCTTAACGATAAAGATGTTCAAGAACTCATCGATTTGTTTGATATAAATGATATAAAAAAGAAGATTGAGGAGTATCCAAGGGTAATAAAGAGCCCATTAGATTTTGTTGCAAGACTTATACATTCCATGAAAACTGGAAAACCTGCAGAGGTTCCACTTTACGACGATGAAAAACTTCAAAGTTGGTTTAATCAGTTTAAGTATGATGAAGAGAGAATGGGCGGACAGGTTGGAATAATTTCAAATCTTCTTTCAATCTTGGGATTGAAAAAGGTTATTGCATACACTCCAATATTATCAAAGAAACAGGCGGAGATGTTTGTAAATAGGGAAAACTTAGTATATCCTTCAATTGTAAATGGAAATCTTGTTTTAAAAAAGCCAATTGAATCGTATAGGGAAGATGACCCTTTAAAGATTAACAGGATATTTGAATATAGGATGGGGGTTAAGTTTAGGTTAGGCAGTGAGGAAATAACCACACCACAGGCAAATAGATTTATAGTAGCATCGAGGCCGGAAAATCTTAGAATAGAGATAAAAGATGAATTAAAAGAAAAACTGCCAGAAATTGGGAAGATAGTTGATTGTGCAATACTCTCAGGATATCAGGCTATTAAGGAGGAGTATAAAGATGGAAAAACAGGAGATTATTATTTAAAGAGGGCAAAAGAGGATATAAAATTACTTAGAAAACATAACAAAGGCCTAAAAATACATTTAGAATTTGCATCAATTCCAAATAGGGCTATTAGAAAAAAAATTGCCGATAATTTACTACCTAATGTTGATTGTATAGGGATGGATGAAACAGAATTGGCAAACATTCTTCATGTAATAGGCTATGATAGATTAAGTGAGGAAATACTCAAAAAAAGCAGGATTGAAGATGTTGTTGAAGGTTCAAAGATTTTGTTGGACGAATACAACTTAGAAATCGTGCAAGTTCATACGATGTACTATATAATGTATCTTTGTGGGAAGGATAATCCATTAAGCGATGAAGAACTTAAAGAAACCCTCGAATTTGCCACCATACTCGCATCCACTAAGGCGGCACTTGGAAATATAAGGAATGTTGAGGATTTGAAGGTGGGCCTTGGAGTTCAATACAATGAATATGGGGATTTATTAACCACAATAGTGGAAGAACTAACTAAAAAACCAGAAAATAAGAATTATAGGATGTTTTTGGTACCTTCAAGATTGGTTAAGAATCCCAAAAGTACTGTTGGTTTGGGAGACACAATATCAAGTGGAGCATTTGTTGGCTATGTGTCATTTTTAAAAAATAAACTTAATTCATGA
- the radA gene encoding DNA repair and recombination protein RadA, producing MVDDLTKLPGVGQSTAEKLIEAGYIDYMKIATATIGELSDIEGISEKAAAKIITAAREYCNIGFKSGVDLLNQRKTVWKLSTGSKELDSILDGGLESQSVTEFAGMFGSGKTQIMHQACVNLQCDDRIMIDDNIKDEILQKPLKAVYIDTEGTFRPERIVQMAEAIGIDGKDVLDNTFVARAYNSDMQMLFAEKIEDLIKEGHNIKLVVVDSLTSTFRNEYTGRGKLAERQQKLGRHMATLNKLADLYNCVVIVTNQVAARPDAFFGASEQAIGGHIVGHAATFRIFLRKAKGDKRVAKLYDSPHLPDAEAMFKITEKGVHD from the coding sequence ATGGTTGATGATTTAACCAAGTTACCTGGTGTTGGACAATCAACCGCAGAGAAATTAATAGAAGCAGGTTATATTGATTATATGAAAATTGCAACTGCAACAATTGGAGAACTTTCTGATATTGAAGGCATTAGTGAGAAGGCAGCGGCAAAGATAATTACAGCAGCAAGGGAATACTGCAACATCGGATTTAAATCAGGAGTAGACCTATTGAATCAAAGAAAGACAGTTTGGAAACTATCTACTGGAAGCAAGGAGTTAGATAGCATTCTTGATGGGGGATTAGAGAGTCAATCAGTTACAGAATTTGCTGGGATGTTTGGTTCAGGAAAAACCCAAATAATGCATCAAGCATGTGTAAACTTGCAGTGTGATGATAGAATAATGATAGATGACAACATAAAGGACGAAATCTTGCAAAAACCATTAAAAGCAGTTTATATCGATACTGAAGGAACATTTAGACCTGAAAGAATTGTACAAATGGCAGAGGCGATAGGAATTGATGGAAAGGATGTCTTGGATAATACATTTGTCGCAAGGGCATACAACTCAGATATGCAGATGCTCTTTGCAGAGAAGATAGAGGACTTGATAAAAGAGGGACATAACATAAAGTTGGTTGTTGTAGATTCTTTGACAAGTACATTTAGGAATGAATATACTGGAAGAGGAAAACTTGCAGAGAGACAGCAAAAACTTGGTAGGCACATGGCAACACTCAACAAACTTGCTGATTTATACAACTGCGTTGTTATTGTAACAAACCAAGTAGCGGCAAGACCTGATGCATTCTTTGGAGCATCAGAACAGGCAATTGGTGGGCACATTGTTGGACACGCAGCAACTTTCAGGATATTTTTAAGAAAGGCAAAAGGAGACAAGAGAGTTGCAAAACTCTACGATTCCCCACATCTACCTGATGCAGAGGCAATGTTTAAAATAACAGAAAAAGGAGTTCATGATTAA
- the cobA gene encoding uroporphyrinogen-III C-methyltransferase, producing the protein MKVILVGAGPGDEELITLKGLKAIKNADVIVYDDLVGNELLKHAKEGVELIYVGKRKGKHSHKQEEINKILVEKAKEGKIVVRLKGGDPFVFGRGGEEILELKKHNIPYEVIPGITSAIAVPEVAGIPVTHRKVATSFTVVTGHEAEDKEHQQVKLSELNADTIIILMGITNLEKHVKELLKNPKRNEDTPIAIITDGTTEKQKVVKGTLGNIVKKAKENGVKPPGVIVVGDVVDVLNNSDS; encoded by the coding sequence ATGAAGGTTATTCTTGTCGGTGCAGGACCTGGTGATGAAGAACTAATAACTTTAAAGGGATTAAAAGCAATAAAAAATGCAGATGTTATAGTTTATGATGATTTGGTTGGAAATGAACTTTTAAAGCATGCAAAAGAAGGTGTTGAGTTGATATACGTTGGTAAAAGAAAGGGGAAACATTCCCACAAACAGGAAGAAATTAATAAGATACTTGTAGAGAAGGCAAAGGAAGGAAAGATTGTTGTTAGATTAAAAGGAGGAGATCCATTTGTTTTTGGAAGGGGAGGGGAGGAAATCTTAGAATTAAAAAAACATAATATACCCTATGAAGTAATTCCTGGCATAACATCAGCGATAGCAGTTCCGGAAGTTGCTGGAATTCCAGTTACTCATAGAAAGGTAGCAACATCATTTACAGTAGTTACCGGACATGAAGCAGAGGATAAGGAACATCAGCAGGTTAAGTTGAGCGAGTTAAATGCGGATACCATAATAATCCTTATGGGTATAACAAATCTTGAAAAACACGTAAAAGAATTATTAAAAAATCCAAAAAGGAATGAGGACACACCAATAGCAATAATAACAGATGGAACAACAGAAAAACAGAAAGTAGTAAAAGGCACTTTAGGGAATATTGTTAAAAAAGCAAAAGAAAATGGTGTAAAACCCCCTGGGGTTATTGTTGTTGGAGATGTTGTTGATGTTTTAAATAATTCAGATTCTTAA
- a CDS encoding RNA-guided endonuclease InsQ/TnpB family protein encodes MWLTIVYLTTIVKTSELEKKFKSDFWYKNLHSQSAQATLQKLKIAWDNFFKKRTKRPRYQPKDGHFPVRWKKDGFRIIDNKLRLSLSKQTKQYLKEKFGIESKFLWVELPRTLPHDSMNVKEVEIVPHDLYGQSFYVLHLIYRKVVNPGKFSKDKVMAIDLGVRNLATVVIQNERQSFIFDGRILLSKLRWFAKKKASIVSEIANQGLKNCKRLARLTVKEKNYVKDYMHKISRWIVELAKEKSVLRIVVGDLTKNFSDLDIGRRNNEKFHRIPFGKLINMITYKAEELGISVDKVDESYTSQKCSACGIIKKSNRKYRGLYVCSNCGTVINADVNGARNILFSVVPNPIRDRDSGLGNPWG; translated from the coding sequence ATGTGGCTAACTATCGTATACTTAACGACCATTGTTAAAACCTCAGAATTGGAGAAAAAATTTAAGTCTGATTTTTGGTATAAGAACCTGCATTCTCAGTCAGCACAAGCAACACTTCAAAAACTAAAAATAGCATGGGATAACTTCTTTAAAAAACGCACTAAACGACCCAGGTATCAACCAAAAGATGGACACTTCCCAGTAAGGTGGAAAAAAGACGGATTTAGAATTATCGACAACAAGTTAAGATTATCGCTGTCAAAGCAAACTAAGCAATACTTAAAAGAAAAGTTTGGAATCGAGTCCAAGTTCTTATGGGTAGAGTTGCCGAGAACTCTACCGCACGATTCCATGAATGTTAAGGAAGTAGAGATTGTTCCGCATGACCTCTACGGGCAGAGCTTTTATGTGTTGCACTTGATTTATAGAAAAGTAGTTAATCCAGGGAAGTTCAGCAAAGATAAAGTGATGGCTATTGATTTAGGTGTTAGAAATTTAGCGACGGTCGTTATACAGAATGAGAGACAGTCATTCATATTCGATGGCAGAATTTTGTTGTCTAAATTAAGGTGGTTTGCTAAGAAAAAAGCATCGATAGTATCAGAGATTGCTAACCAAGGATTAAAGAATTGCAAGAGATTAGCAAGGTTGACAGTTAAGGAAAAGAATTACGTTAAAGACTACATGCATAAAATTAGTAGATGGATTGTAGAGTTAGCGAAGGAAAAGAGCGTTTTAAGGATTGTTGTAGGTGATTTAACTAAGAATTTTTCAGATCTTGATATAGGTAGAAGAAATAATGAGAAATTCCACAGAATTCCATTCGGGAAATTAATCAACATGATAACATACAAAGCAGAGGAACTTGGCATTAGTGTGGACAAAGTAGATGAGAGCTATACATCCCAGAAATGCAGTGCATGTGGGATAATAAAGAAATCTAATAGGAAGTACAGGGGATTGTATGTTTGCTCCAATTGCGGAACAGTGATTAATGCGGATGTTAATGGTGCGAGAAATATTTTGTTTAGCGTAGTCCCGAATCCCATTAGGGATAGGGATAGTGGGCTTGGCAACCCATGGGGGTGA